In the Sorghum bicolor cultivar BTx623 chromosome 4, Sorghum_bicolor_NCBIv3, whole genome shotgun sequence genome, CATGCATCCCTATGGTTGCCGTGTTATTCAGGTGCTACATTGACCTTCCTCTGGTTTTGCCATCTTTTTTTATATAGAGATTGTCCTAAACATGTTCTTGGATATTGCCAGAGGGTATTGGAACATTGTGATGATGAAAGCACACAAAATGCCATGATGGAAGAGATCATGCAGTCTGTGGTTACTTTAACAGAGGACCAGTATGGTAATTATGTAATCCAGGTAACTGTCTATTCATTTCATGTTCCTTTTCTGATATACTCCCTGAGTTAGACCTCAACTTCACCCATGCTGAATCGTTCTTCTGTCAATcattttagcactatctcttgtGCTTATTACCTTACGTATCTCACAACTTGTGGTTTAAAAGTCTTGTATTATGACCAAGTTTTCTAGCTTGTTGAAAATATGATGATGCTTAGAAGTGGCTTTATTTATTGTTGTTTAACAAGTGGTATTTGACTTCCAATCGTTCTTTTGTTTTAAAGTGTTGTATTATGTTACGATCTTCTGTATTGACTTGCCCCTGCCCTATGCTTCATCCCATTTTTGAGAAATAGCTTTTTATAATCTCATTTCTTGTTCTGCAGCATGTCCTGCAGCATGGGAAACCAGAAGAGCGTTCTACTATAATCACACAACTAGCTGGACAGATAGTGAAGATGAGCCAACAGAAATTTGCTTCTAATGTTGTTGAGAAGTGTCTTACTTTTGGTAATCCTGAGCAACGCCAGATTCTGATCAATGAAATGCTTGGCACAACTGATGAGAATGAGCCGTTGCAGGTTTGTTTTCAACAATTGGACTGAACTtgctttttttataaaaaaaaacggCAGTAGGGGTCTGCTGCTGCAGGGTTGAATTCATGCATTCTAAGTTTCTAGAAACACTTGTAACGTGCACTTATGTTGTCCAGGCAATGATGAAAGACCAGTTTGCAAACTATGTGGTGCAGAAGGTTCTAGAGATATGTGATGACCAGAACCGTGAATTGATTCTTTCCCGTATCAAGGTCCACTTGAATGCACTGAAAAGATACACCTACGGGAAGCATATTGTGGCACGTGTTGAGAAGCTTATTGCCGCAGGAGGTAAATAAATCCCAAGACCCAAGGCTCCATACTGAATACCATTTGATCTTTTGACCACTGACCATTTGCATTTTGGTTGTGTTTCTTATCATCTTTCAGAACGGCGCATTGGCGCCCCATCCTCCTGCTGAGAAATTGGTTAGGTTACAGAATAACACCTGTACAGACAGACAGAAGATAGCGAGGCCTTAGCTTTTTACTATTACCAGTAGTCGGTAATATTGAGCGAGTACAACTGCAGAAGTTAAAAAAGGCTCCCGAATCCTTTGATGTAAATAAAGGAGAGCCtctggaaataaataaaaagaatgaAAAAAGATGAAGAGATTTTTACTTGTCCTTGAGGAAAGAGTTGTATATTTGTATGGTTTATTTTCCCCTCTTGAAGCAGCAGGATAAAGAAGTGCAGAATATTGTGGAAGAAGCAAAGCAATTAGCAGAAGGATAAATGTTTTAGGATCAATAGATGATGGGAAGCAAGGACAGCTGTAGATTATCCTTTTTCCTTGGGTTTCATCAGTCACTGTATAAGTAAGGTTCATGGTGATGTTAATCTCTGTAAAGCCTGCCTTCAGTTTACTGACATTTTTCTGAAATCAAATCAAACGCATGTTTTCTGGTACTTGTCAAATGCCAATATCTGAGCAGCTCTTCAAATATCAGTTGTTTCCCACTACTCAACGTTGGCATAATGTTCATCAAATGTTGCAGTTAACCTTTATTATAGATACGCATCAATGGCATAATGTTCTGAGCTTATTGTTCAACCAAAAGACATGTATGTATGGCACATATTTTAGCCACGTGAGGTGACTTTATTAACAGCGCGGGTCTTATTTTTTTCCCCCGAGGATACATATTTGCCCTTGCCTGGAACATTATTGCCAAAGATAATACTCCTACTACAGGATATGATAGAGCATGGTTGCCTGGACAAAGCATCAGGTCGACAGGTGCTCTCTTTACAGCCAGGTGAAGGCATTTTGTAGTTTGGACAGGTACATGGCACAGCCACAGCCACCAGTGTCTACTCTACAGCACAGCTCAAAGCATCACAAAAGCAGGTGCCCAAGAAACATATCACCCGCTGGGACCAGCGCAGCGTGTCGCCGGCCTTCTCTGCACCCCGTCTGGTGGTGCTATGACGCGCACGGCATTCCAGTGCCAGCTACCTCCTTGgacattttcaggaacaggtCCAGGTTGTGGTGGTACCGGCCCTTTATGCCATCATCTTTAGCTGCCCCACTCCCATGGATGCCCTCCAGGGCTGGTGAGTTCTTGGTTTTGCTCACAACTTGCTCGTCGTCGGACCAGTCgccattctccatcacatcgcgcATGGCTAAGTCCTCATATTCCTCATCCGACTTGGTTGAGTGCTCGTCCACAGAGCCTGCATCTATCTGCAAGTATCCAGTGATTCAAGAGAATATTCAGCGTCGTCTTCAATTTTGTAGTGTATTGATGTGGTGAAACtagataagaaaaaaaaaacaaattgttGAACACTGAAAGAGATAAGTCGCCCATACCTCGTGCATGTCTCTTTCTTCATCAGTTAGGTCTTCATCAGTTTCAGCATCACGGGGGtcgtcagcttcttcttcttcttcgctGCCATATACCGAGTAGTCTTCCATAAGCTGGTAAGGTTAAAGCATCGGTTAGTTTGCAGGTACTGCATGTCATATCATTTCAAATGCCAACAATCTGAAGTCCTCTCCAGCGTTTGCAGTAGATGCCATAATATTTGTGACAGGAAAAGACACTCAAAGTTTGACATGCCACTCAAATCATAACTCTGGTAGATCAGGGCATACCTCCTTCGAAGTAGAATCTGACATCTTTGGCGAACTGCAGCATGATGAATAGTTCCTACCACCAGTCTCCACGTTATCAGCCCTCAGGTCTTCTACGCTTCCAGTATGGCTGGTTCCACCCGTGTCACTCATCCAGGCACTGATCCCAAAAGGACCAAACTGGAGATTGACCGCCTCTGCCTTTCCAATTTGTGAGGCATCCAGCATAGGATTTTCAGCAGACTTCCTGCTCTTTGTGATACCATTAAGATCCCCATTGCCATCACTTGTACCAACATGCCAAGCTTTGGTGACTGAGCCGTCAGTATTAAGGAGTGCCATCAGATTCCTTGAAGACCCCTTCCTTTGGATCAACTGAAACATGCCCTTAGAACCCAAGGTGTTAGCTGCACGCTGGTTCCTGTATTCCTCATCCACTACAGCAACAGTGTTTGTGTTGAGGTCATACAGTTGCTCCCCAGCTGCTCGCCTGCGAAGACAGCTGAAGACTGTGGCATGTATAGCAGCCACACTCTGGTCAACATTGGTGTTGTTGATCTTCGGCACAAGATGCTTGTCAGCTCGGTTGCATAGGTATTCCTGGATAGCTCTAATGTTTCGAATGTACTTGATGTATCTGTTCTTTGCTGGGTCTAGAGTCATGTACTTTGCACGTACAGCAAATCGTTCCATGTGTTTCTCCTCATTTGTAATGTATACCATAAATGGTATTATGGAAGGATGTTTCTTCATTAATCCCATCTGTTGGTTAACAGTAGAAGAAGAGATTAATCAGCGGCCAGGAGAAATGAGATATATAACTAAATGATGCAAAATAGCATAAATAAACTAAACAATTTTATGAAATACCCCTGCGTTGCTTCTTGACTAATACGTACCACAAAGTTAAGGCTTAGATGCACTCCTTCGACAATCACAGATTCTTTCTGCTCTTCCCAGGATGTAATTAATCTATCCAGGCTGTCGATCACCATCTCGCTTTGCGCCTTGTAGCCTTCTACTGCCATTTGCTTGTTACCAATCAATTCAGCTCTAGGAGGCAATTCTGAGGATCCTTGCTGAGCTTTGTCATCTGAAGTCACATCTTTGCCTCCACTGGTATTTGGATGAGAAACAATTGTGGGTTTATTTGCCTTGCGCTTTGCCTTTGCCTGAGAAACTGCAATAGGATCTAAATATTCGCCTGCATGGTAGGTTGAGGCATAGAGAAGAGGATTTTGTTTTTCATCTGCAAAGCCTCTCATCATATGTCGTATGGAATCAGTAGAAACTACTGTCGTGATGCCCAACCTACTACCCTGGTgaacaaaaaataataataaacaaaGGATTCAGCAATTGTTCATTTCATTCAtttatttgacaaaaaaaacaaCAAAGCCTTTTTAGTCCCAAGGAAGATGGGGTAGGCTACAGTTGAAACCCAAGATGAGCACCACATTCATTTCTTTgagtttgacaaaaaaaaaagttctggAAGCAACTAAAACAGTAAGTGAAACTAGAAGGGGTTAGATGCCTCAAAGGTGATTGTTTATAATGGACACTTG is a window encoding:
- the LOC110434649 gene encoding P-loop NTPase domain-containing protein LPA1-like, with the translated sequence MAPPPPQCASKPPSAPPVLQVGDMAEEEAPPPPPPPPPPKLLYIAVADGGGRRAFRYTRPVLQSTLHLMGCKPRHAFKISKRVFNVMKSEFLAASKSDGAIEQENYPALSLGVGTDTPKMLERSNSSIPFELYKNQTTIVVSREEFVSVVCDALSLYKYVGPNQKADLLLACRIKERKESVTILLCGTSGCGKSTLSSLLGSRLGITTVVSTDSIRHMMRGFADEKQNPLLYASTYHAGEYLDPIAVSQAKAKRKANKPTIVSHPNTSGGKDVTSDDKAQQGSSELPPRAELIGNKQMAVEGYKAQSEMVIDSLDRLITSWEEQKESVIVEGVHLSLNFVMGLMKKHPSIIPFMVYITNEEKHMERFAVRAKYMTLDPAKNRYIKYIRNIRAIQEYLCNRADKHLVPKINNTNVDQSVAAIHATVFSCLRRRAAGEQLYDLNTNTVAVVDEEYRNQRAANTLGSKGMFQLIQRKGSSRNLMALLNTDGSVTKAWHVGTSDGNGDLNGITKSRKSAENPMLDASQIGKAEAVNLQFGPFGISAWMSDTGGTSHTGSVEDLRADNVETGGRNYSSCCSSPKMSDSTSKELMEDYSVYGSEEEEEADDPRDAETDEDLTDEERDMHEIDAGSVDEHSTKSDEEYEDLAMRDVMENGDWSDDEQVVSKTKNSPALEGIHGSGAAKDDGIKGRYHHNLDLFLKMSKEVAGTGMPCAS